The Phormidium sp. PBR-2020 DNA segment AAAATTCGACAACCTGGGCGATCGCACCCGTCACCTCATGGACAACGCCTGCGATCTCGACATGGGCCCTGGGGAGTTTCTGCAATGGTACGCCATCCGGCTGGAAAAATGAAGCGGATTACCCCTTCGGCTGAGCAATAATCGCCACATCAATAAACCCCTCCTCCGGTTCCTGGACTTGTACCCGCACCCCAGGACCAAAAAAGGCCTCCATATCCTCCCGTTTCTCCTGCCAGCGGTTCAACGGCAGCAGCGGCGAGTCAAACTCCAAAATCAGGGCATAGGCCCCATCCACCGCCTCCTCGCGAATCCCATCCAGAATCGGACGCGCCTTATCATTGGGACTGAGTTTGAGAAATTCCAACACATCCAACAGATGGGCCCGTTCCGCATAGCGATAGCGGTTGACATCAATGCGAACTTGATTCTGAGTCTCTGTCGCTTGCGTCTCCCGCAGTTCCAACACCTCTGGCGGTGTCGGTTGAGTGAACGGGGCCGGCTTCAACTCCGCCGACTTCAGGGCCAAACCAATCAACAAAACCGGGATTCCATAGAAGAACCCCGCCAGATTCAGGGTTGCATTCCCGGAAAAATAGGCCCCAAAGCCAATAATCGTCAGACTCAACCCCACCACCAGGGCGATCGCCGCCAGGGAGGTTTGGCGCAAAAAAGCAGGTAAAACAGGCATAACGAAGAAACGCGATTGCGATGAGAGTGCCTTGAGATTGTCCCTGAAAACCGCCCTCCGTTTCAACTCTTGCCCCAATTCCCCCCTCAATTCCCAACAAGCTCTGACAAGCCGAGCCGTCGCGACTCCGTTGTCCTTGCTACAATATCAACGCAAACGCATTGCTAAAGGTACAGTCCAGAATGGATACAACCACCATCCGCTCTCAAATTGAGCAAATTGAAAGTAAACGTGGGGTTCTCCTCGATCTCCTCGAACGCCCTGACTTGGGAACCCTACGCATCGATGTCAACCAAGCTCTTGAGGAAATGGATGACCTGATTGAGGAGTTTAAGCGCACCTTCCCCGACGCCGAACAACCTAACACCTAGGGGCATTCCCGTTTTTCGTTAACAGAGCCTTTAAGGATACCACTTTAGTATTTCTGCCCCAGGGGGGAGTCTTCACCGGCTCCCCCCTGCGTTTATTGGACAGTCATTCTCAAGACAGTCATTCTCAAGGCGGCGATCGCCCTGCGTGGGGTCAGTTCCTCAATTGTCCCCTAAAATCACCTCATTTTCTTGCGTCTGGGGCGATCTTCTAGGTGACAGTTGAAATAGCGTCGAGATTCCCCCACAATTCCTCGGTAAAATCGCCTTTACTAAAGCTATTGAACCCCATCGTCATCTGGATTGCAACTGCCATGGAAACTCTAGCCGCTCTTTTTACGAACCTACTTCAGCAGAAAGCTCAACTCGTCGTTCCCCTGAACTTAGCCCGTCGAGAACCTGAAAACGTATTGCCAGAGACCTGCGTTCCCTTAGAAACCTGGCAAATCTTTCCCGTTTAACCCTTCAGACAACTCCTGATTTCCCGAGTCTCCACCGACCTCAATATTAACAATTGTGTGTCATGTCCGTAATTGGGATCAAAGGTCTTGAAGTTAACGTCTAGATGCCATTCTCCTTTTGTTCACCTCCATTTAGGGCAACACCATGTATCAGAAAAAAGTCTTACCGCTCTTTGGACAAAATCATAAGTCAGACCCACAAATTGGCTATTTTGTCAATGAAATCTTTTGGAATCTGCTGCTCCGTCCCCAACTCGCACAAGCCGAACAGTCTGCACCTGCCGCCCAGCCCAAGGTTTGCCCCTTACCCCAAACCAAGCCGTAGCGATCGCAACGGGTCAAAGGCTTTGATAAGATATGGACTCCAAGATTATCCACTCTATCAAAGCAGTAATCCCAACTCCCTATGGCTCAGCAGTATCGCATCACTCTGTTACCCGGCGACGGCATTGGCCCAGAAATCATCACCGTTGCCGTCGAAGCCTTAAAGGTCATCGGCAAACAATTCGACTTAGACTTTAGCTTTCAAGAAGCCCTCATTGGCGGTTCTGCCATCGATGCCACA contains these protein-coding regions:
- a CDS encoding DUF2854 domain-containing protein translates to MPVLPAFLRQTSLAAIALVVGLSLTIIGFGAYFSGNATLNLAGFFYGIPVLLIGLALKSAELKPAPFTQPTPPEVLELRETQATETQNQVRIDVNRYRYAERAHLLDVLEFLKLSPNDKARPILDGIREEAVDGAYALILEFDSPLLPLNRWQEKREDMEAFFGPGVRVQVQEPEEGFIDVAIIAQPKG